In Rhopalosiphum padi isolate XX-2018 chromosome 3, ASM2088224v1, whole genome shotgun sequence, the genomic stretch CAGGGATGATACACAACGCCTTATATGCCAAGTACAGATTTGGAAAAGCTGCAATTAAGTTGTGGCTTGataaaaaactcaaaatgtCTAAACTAGACATATTTATTGTACTTGTTTCTTCAATTTCAGAATCATCGCTAATTTCTGAATTAGTATCAGGTTGTTGATCAACAGTtccttcattttttttgtttacatgtTTATTTGGTTGGCTTGGATTAATGTCATTAGAGAGATCATTTAGGCTGTTACTGAATGTTAAGTattcattttgtaaattatttacatcaatGTTTATCCAACTTGATAACTGTTCAAAGGTATTATCAGGCAATTGTATTTTGGTTTTGATGGATAACATACGTTCTGGAGTAAGTAAGCTTAAATCTTTGAGAATTTCTGGTGAATTATTAAACCTCATGTCAATCAGTGgcggatttttaaattttttctggggggggggggtcctaaaaaataatatgtatttcaaatgttttatttttatttttataaaaacaaatgtgttatattatattatgtttatgcagtataaatactatattcaaaaaaaaaattataaaaaaaaatattaaaagatgtaaaaaattatattcttttt encodes the following:
- the LOC132924840 gene encoding uncharacterized protein LOC132924840 translates to MRFNNSPEILKDLSLLTPERMLSIKTKIQLPDNTFEQLSSWINIDVNNLQNEYLTFSNSLNDLSNDINPSQPNKHVNKKNEGTVDQQPDTNSEISDDSEIEETSTINMSSLDILSFLSSHNLIAAFPNLYLAYKALCIIPASSASAERSFSKVKLVKSRLRSNIGQNRLESLLILSSEKDIEINRDEAINIFARSSDLLMKSLLFK